The following proteins are encoded in a genomic region of Comamonas resistens:
- a CDS encoding pseudouridine synthase, protein MSESQPEQEGIRLAKRLAMQEQCSRREAELHIEAGNVQVDGKVVQVPETRVSPDQVVTLRKGAKPEAIPPVTILMNKPAGMTQGPAYGRVRSAHSLLGETTKAQLDTPMPQLVLDHHFRNLESFLTIPLPASGLIVYTQDKRVARKLAEEGMWLEQEIIVGVEGQIVEDGLEILYEGLPIPGGNGHRRMPPCHVSWQNEGHLRFALKGIAPEEIERMCAAIGLTVTSMRRLRIGRVSLAKVPEGQWRYLMPWERF, encoded by the coding sequence ATGTCTGAATCACAGCCCGAACAAGAAGGCATTCGCCTGGCCAAGCGCCTGGCGATGCAGGAACAATGCTCACGCCGCGAGGCCGAGCTGCATATCGAAGCGGGCAACGTCCAGGTCGACGGCAAGGTCGTGCAGGTGCCCGAGACCCGCGTCAGCCCCGACCAGGTCGTGACCCTGCGCAAGGGTGCCAAGCCCGAAGCCATCCCGCCCGTCACCATCCTCATGAACAAGCCTGCCGGCATGACCCAGGGTCCTGCCTACGGCCGCGTGCGCAGCGCCCATTCGCTGCTGGGTGAGACCACCAAGGCCCAGCTGGACACGCCTATGCCGCAACTGGTGCTGGACCATCACTTCAGGAATCTGGAGTCGTTCCTGACGATTCCCCTGCCCGCCAGCGGCCTCATCGTCTATACCCAGGACAAGCGTGTGGCGCGCAAGCTGGCCGAAGAGGGCATGTGGCTGGAGCAGGAAATCATCGTCGGCGTGGAAGGCCAGATCGTCGAGGACGGCCTGGAAATCCTCTACGAAGGTTTGCCCATTCCCGGTGGCAACGGCCACCGCCGCATGCCGCCCTGCCATGTGAGCTGGCAAAACGAAGGTCATCTGCGCTTTGCCCTCAAGGGCATTGCACCCGAGGAGATCGAGCGCATGTGCGCAGCCATCGGCCTCACGGTCACCAGCATGCGCCGCCTGCGCATAGGCCGCGTCTCGCTGGCCAAGGTGCCCGAGGGCCAGTGGCGCTATCTGATGCCCTGGGAACGGTTCTAA
- a CDS encoding ABC transporter ATP-binding protein yields the protein MFRFFERQVPPYPAQEPKVPPKGFFAFIWACTQGMRGWIGLMTLTSALLSVYEALLFAIMGRVVDWLGTASPVNFWAEQHATIIGIAGILLGSVLLLALHTTVMHQVLAINFPMRLRWLFHKLMLGQSMSFYADEFAGRITTKIMQTALSVREVVFMVVDVFVGVGVYMVGILILAASFEWRLMIPFAIWFMAYAAACFYFVPRLGKIGKEQADARSMMTGRVTDAYTNIATVKLFAHTRREAEYARNAMEAFKATGYAQMRLVSLFEITNHLMIALLLLGSGGTALHLWTQGQASAGVVAAVIAMALRLMGYSHWVMWQMTGLFENVGTIQDGITTLTKPRTIVDAPDAKPLQVTRGAIAFKDVSFGYKADGKKVMDHLNLDIRPGERIGLIGRSGAGKSTLVNLLLRFHEVQGGRITIDGQDIRGVTQDSLRGAIGMVTQDTSLLHRSMRDNILYGRPDASEEEMRAAADKAEASDFIATLTDLKGRNGYEAQVGERGVKLSGGQRQRVAIARVMLKDAPILLLDEATSALDSEVEAAIQESLDSLMQGKTVIAIAHRLSTIAAMDRLIVMNEGHIVEEGTHQQLLARGGIYAKLWAHQSGGFLAEVSEQQES from the coding sequence GTGTTCCGATTTTTTGAAAGACAGGTCCCACCCTATCCAGCGCAGGAACCCAAGGTGCCGCCCAAAGGCTTTTTTGCCTTTATCTGGGCCTGCACCCAAGGCATGCGCGGCTGGATCGGGCTGATGACCCTGACCTCCGCCCTGCTGTCCGTCTATGAAGCCCTGCTGTTCGCCATCATGGGCCGTGTGGTGGACTGGCTGGGCACGGCCTCGCCCGTCAATTTCTGGGCCGAGCAGCATGCCACCATCATCGGCATCGCCGGCATCCTGCTGGGCAGCGTGCTGTTGCTGGCCTTGCACACCACCGTCATGCACCAGGTGCTGGCCATCAACTTTCCCATGCGGCTGCGCTGGCTGTTTCACAAGCTGATGCTGGGCCAGAGCATGTCGTTCTATGCCGACGAGTTTGCCGGCCGCATCACGACCAAGATCATGCAGACCGCGCTGTCGGTGCGCGAAGTGGTCTTCATGGTGGTCGATGTGTTTGTGGGCGTGGGTGTCTACATGGTCGGCATTCTGATCCTCGCGGCCAGCTTCGAGTGGCGGCTGATGATTCCGTTTGCCATCTGGTTTATGGCCTATGCCGCAGCCTGCTTCTACTTTGTGCCGCGCCTGGGCAAGATCGGCAAGGAGCAGGCCGATGCGCGCTCCATGATGACGGGCCGCGTGACCGACGCCTATACCAATATCGCCACCGTCAAGCTGTTTGCCCACACACGCCGCGAAGCCGAATACGCACGCAACGCCATGGAGGCCTTCAAGGCCACAGGTTATGCACAGATGCGTCTGGTCAGCCTGTTCGAGATCACCAACCATCTGATGATCGCGCTGCTGCTGCTGGGCAGCGGCGGCACGGCTCTCCATCTGTGGACACAGGGTCAGGCCAGCGCCGGCGTGGTGGCAGCCGTAATTGCCATGGCGCTGCGCCTGATGGGCTATTCGCACTGGGTGATGTGGCAGATGACGGGCCTGTTCGAGAACGTGGGCACGATTCAGGACGGCATCACCACCCTGACCAAACCCCGCACCATCGTGGATGCCCCCGACGCCAAACCGCTGCAGGTCACCCGCGGCGCCATCGCCTTCAAGGACGTGAGCTTTGGCTACAAGGCCGACGGCAAAAAGGTCATGGACCACCTGAACCTCGACATCCGCCCCGGCGAGCGCATTGGCCTGATCGGCCGCTCGGGCGCGGGCAAGTCCACGCTGGTCAATCTGCTGCTGCGCTTTCACGAGGTGCAGGGCGGGCGCATCACCATCGACGGCCAGGACATTCGCGGCGTGACCCAGGACAGCCTGCGCGGCGCCATCGGCATGGTGACGCAAGACACCTCGCTGCTACACCGCTCCATGCGCGACAACATCCTCTACGGGCGCCCCGACGCGAGCGAAGAGGAAATGCGCGCGGCCGCCGACAAGGCCGAAGCCTCCGACTTCATCGCCACGCTGACCGACCTCAAGGGCCGCAACGGCTATGAAGCCCAGGTGGGCGAGCGCGGAGTCAAGCTCTCGGGCGGCCAGCGCCAGCGCGTGGCCATTGCACGCGTGATGCTCAAGGACGCCCCCATCCTGCTGCTGGACGAAGCCACCAGCGCACTGGACAGCGAGGTCGAAGCCGCCATTCAGGAAAGCCTGGACAGCCTGATGCAAGGCAAGACCGTGATCGCCATCGCCCACCGCCTCTCGACTATTGCGGCCATGGACCGCCTGATCGTGATGAACGAAGGCCATATCGTGGAAGAAGGCACGCACCAGCAGTTGCTGGCGCGCGGCGGCATCTACGCCAAGCTCTGGGCGCACCAGAGCGGCGGCTTTCTGGCCGAGGTTTCAGAGCAGCAAGAATCATGA
- a CDS encoding AraC family transcriptional regulator, translated as MIASPLSAQRQPMAILDTEKVQGSYYFRYDELGAHSEAPPHSHRWGHLNYASHGSLNMDVPTGHILCPPQHGVWIPPGLVHSCYLKHAVQYRSVYLAPELCRQLPTVAGCMPIGGIVKAILLDFGSRGVQVPSTAADLRLAQVVHDQLCATPLELSFLPVAQHPALVKVLDAMQAMPDDHRSLSEWASTVHMTERTLARHCQAELGMSLGEWRQRMRYLRAIDALEAGHTVQRIAYDLGYSTPSAFIAMFQRESGLPPEQFRREFCASSL; from the coding sequence ATGATTGCCAGCCCTCTCTCTGCCCAACGTCAGCCCATGGCCATTCTGGATACCGAGAAAGTCCAGGGCAGCTATTACTTTCGCTACGACGAGCTGGGGGCGCACAGCGAGGCGCCGCCGCATAGCCACCGCTGGGGGCATCTGAACTACGCCTCGCATGGCAGTCTGAACATGGATGTGCCCACCGGCCATATTCTTTGCCCGCCCCAGCACGGGGTGTGGATTCCGCCGGGGCTGGTCCATAGCTGCTACCTCAAGCATGCGGTGCAATACCGCTCCGTCTATCTGGCACCCGAGCTGTGCCGGCAATTGCCGACGGTGGCGGGCTGCATGCCCATTGGCGGCATCGTCAAGGCCATATTGCTGGACTTTGGCTCCCGCGGCGTGCAGGTGCCCAGCACGGCTGCGGACCTGCGGCTGGCCCAGGTCGTGCATGACCAGCTATGCGCCACGCCGCTGGAGCTGAGCTTTCTGCCCGTGGCCCAGCACCCGGCGCTGGTCAAGGTGCTGGACGCCATGCAGGCCATGCCCGATGACCATCGCAGCCTCAGCGAATGGGCCAGTACCGTGCACATGACGGAGCGCACGCTGGCCCGCCACTGTCAGGCCGAGCTGGGCATGAGCCTGGGCGAGTGGCGCCAGCGCATGCGCTATCTGCGTGCCATCGACGCGCTGGAGGCAGGTCACACCGTGCAGCGCATTGCCTATGACCTGGGTTACAGCACGCCGTCGGCCTTTATCGCCATGTTTCAGCGCGAATCAGGCCTGCCGCCCGAACAGTTTCGGCGCGAGTTCTGTGCAAGCTCTTTGTGA
- the cysK gene encoding cysteine synthase A, protein MKFDNVLQTIGNTPVIHINRLFGDNTQVWIKSERSNPGGSIKDRIALAMVEDAEKSGALKPGGTIIEPTSGNTGVGLALVAAVKGYKLILVMPESMSIERRRLMLAYGASFDLTPKEKGMKGAIARAQELAEQTPGAWIPQQFENPANVAVHAATTAQEILADFPEGLDAFITGVGTGGHLSGVAKVLKAKFPKLKVYAVEPSLSPVISGGAPAPHPIQGIGAGFIPKNLDTSLLDGVIQVEAEPAREYARRMAREEGLLVGISSGATLAAIAQKLPELPAGAKVLGFAYDTGERYLSVEGFLPNA, encoded by the coding sequence ATGAAGTTCGACAACGTTCTGCAAACCATCGGCAACACGCCCGTCATTCACATCAATCGCCTGTTTGGTGACAACACCCAGGTGTGGATCAAGTCCGAACGCAGCAACCCCGGTGGCTCCATCAAAGATCGCATTGCGCTGGCCATGGTGGAGGATGCCGAAAAGTCCGGCGCCCTGAAGCCCGGCGGCACCATCATCGAGCCCACCAGCGGCAACACCGGTGTGGGCCTGGCCCTGGTCGCGGCCGTCAAGGGCTACAAGCTGATTCTGGTCATGCCCGAAAGCATGAGCATCGAGCGCCGCCGTCTGATGCTGGCCTATGGCGCCTCGTTCGACCTGACGCCCAAGGAAAAAGGCATGAAGGGCGCCATCGCCCGCGCCCAGGAGCTGGCCGAGCAGACGCCCGGCGCCTGGATTCCCCAGCAGTTCGAAAACCCTGCCAACGTCGCCGTGCATGCTGCCACCACGGCGCAGGAAATCCTGGCCGATTTCCCGGAAGGCCTCGACGCCTTCATCACCGGCGTGGGCACGGGCGGTCACCTCTCGGGCGTGGCCAAGGTGCTCAAGGCCAAATTCCCCAAGCTCAAGGTCTATGCGGTGGAGCCCAGCCTGTCGCCCGTGATCTCCGGCGGTGCCCCCGCTCCTCACCCCATCCAGGGCATTGGCGCCGGCTTTATCCCCAAGAATCTGGACACCAGCCTGCTGGACGGCGTGATCCAGGTCGAGGCCGAACCCGCCCGCGAATATGCACGCCGCATGGCGCGTGAAGAAGGCCTGCTGGTCGGCATTTCCTCCGGCGCCACGCTGGCGGCCATTGCGCAAAAGCTGCCCGAGCTGCCCGCCGGGGCCAAGGTGCTGGGCTTTGCCTATGACACGGGCGAGCGTTATCTGTCCGTCGAAGGCTTTCTGCCCAACGCCTGA
- a CDS encoding DMT family transporter has product MGSYLLPLGAVLIWSVNTVVSKLAADSISAAEIGFFRWAVAAILFTPFVLPGLWRQRAAIKPLLGRIAVLGVLGMVAYQSLAYYAAHYTTATHMGIIGSLTPMMVLALAVFLLGQPLTRGGVWGSLLAILGVALVVSSGQLGKLASEGLNLGDAMMLLAMLAYAIYNILLKRWPMPALKTVQLLYLQILVAVVVQFPLYLLSPKTGLNTGNLSLVAYAGIMASIAAPMLWMKAVQVLGPGRSSMFFNLIPVFTALVAFAWLGEPLALYHLSGGVMTIAGLLLAELWKTPLRKPASPVPCSTTAG; this is encoded by the coding sequence ATGGGTTCTTATTTACTGCCACTGGGCGCGGTGCTGATCTGGTCGGTCAACACCGTGGTCAGCAAACTGGCCGCCGACAGCATCAGCGCCGCCGAAATCGGCTTTTTCCGCTGGGCGGTGGCTGCCATTCTGTTCACGCCCTTTGTGCTGCCCGGCCTCTGGCGCCAGCGCGCTGCCATCAAGCCACTGCTGGGCCGCATCGCGGTGCTGGGCGTGCTGGGCATGGTGGCTTACCAGAGCCTGGCCTACTACGCGGCCCACTACACCACGGCCACGCATATGGGCATCATCGGCTCGCTCACGCCCATGATGGTGCTGGCCCTGGCCGTGTTTCTGCTGGGCCAGCCGCTGACGCGCGGCGGGGTCTGGGGCTCGCTGCTGGCCATTCTGGGCGTGGCCCTGGTCGTCTCTTCCGGTCAACTGGGAAAACTGGCGTCCGAGGGCCTGAACCTGGGCGACGCCATGATGCTGCTGGCCATGCTGGCCTATGCCATCTACAACATCCTGCTCAAGCGCTGGCCCATGCCGGCGCTCAAGACCGTGCAGCTGCTGTATCTGCAGATCCTGGTGGCGGTGGTGGTGCAGTTTCCGCTGTATCTGCTCTCGCCCAAGACGGGGCTGAACACCGGCAACCTTAGCCTGGTGGCCTATGCCGGCATCATGGCTTCGATTGCCGCGCCCATGTTGTGGATGAAAGCGGTGCAGGTGCTGGGCCCGGGCCGCTCCAGCATGTTCTTCAATCTGATTCCGGTATTCACCGCCCTGGTGGCCTTCGCCTGGCTGGGCGAGCCACTGGCGCTTTATCACCTGAGCGGCGGCGTGATGACGATTGCCGGCCTGCTGCTGGCCGAGCTGTGGAAGACACCGCTGCGCAAACCGGCCAGCCCTGTCCCCTGCTCCACTACAGCAGGTTGA
- a CDS encoding DUF2164 domain-containing protein, giving the protein MTIELNKHAQQQAIASIERYFRENMDEPIGNMQSGALLNFFLAEIGPSIYNKAVADVQQNLQARLQELDYEVGQEEFGYWTAKRAGKR; this is encoded by the coding sequence ATGACTATTGAATTGAACAAGCACGCACAACAGCAAGCCATTGCCTCCATCGAACGCTATTTCCGCGAGAACATGGACGAGCCCATTGGCAATATGCAGTCGGGCGCACTGCTCAATTTCTTTCTCGCCGAAATCGGCCCCAGCATCTACAACAAGGCCGTGGCCGATGTGCAGCAAAACCTGCAGGCCCGGCTGCAGGAGCTGGACTATGAAGTGGGCCAGGAAGAATTTGGCTACTGGACGGCCAAGCGCGCCGGCAAGCGCTGA
- the sbcD gene encoding exonuclease subunit SbcD translates to MRLLHTSDWHLGQHFMGQSRQAEHQALINWLLQQVQAHQVDAVLIAGDVFDTGAPASYARELYNQLIARLHQAGVGLLILGGNHDSVSVLDESRDLLRHLGTQVIASTGAPPQHAVTLPLRGSDRPGCIVCALPFIRARDVQQSQAGQSAQDKQLALQTAIQSTYQQVYEAALDLQQQLQATLGRKLPIIATGHLTTVGASSNESVREIYVGSLEAFPTNAFPPADYIALGHIHQPQKVGGMEHIRYSGSPIALGFDEARQTKQVLLVELNENGLQGVTSLPVPVSQAMAALRCTLADLPNALKKIAADADPKRATWLDITIEEDDYLADLPARVQALAEELPVQVLRIKRQRGNSAPQLQGAAMESLDELTPLDVFARRLALETLEPPLQQALTERYRSVVESLSHPENPPWSAA, encoded by the coding sequence ATGCGTCTTCTCCACACCTCCGACTGGCATCTGGGCCAGCACTTCATGGGCCAGAGCCGCCAGGCCGAGCATCAGGCACTGATTAACTGGTTGCTGCAGCAGGTACAGGCCCATCAGGTCGACGCCGTGCTGATTGCCGGCGATGTGTTCGACACCGGCGCACCGGCCAGCTATGCGCGCGAACTCTACAACCAGCTGATTGCGCGGCTGCACCAGGCCGGCGTGGGCCTGCTGATTCTGGGCGGCAACCATGACTCGGTCAGCGTGCTCGACGAAAGTCGCGATCTGCTGCGCCATCTGGGCACACAGGTGATTGCCTCCACCGGCGCGCCGCCGCAGCATGCCGTCACACTCCCCTTGCGCGGTTCAGATCGGCCCGGCTGCATCGTCTGTGCCCTGCCCTTTATCCGCGCCCGCGACGTACAGCAAAGCCAGGCCGGTCAAAGCGCGCAGGACAAGCAGCTGGCCTTGCAGACCGCCATTCAGTCCACCTATCAACAGGTGTATGAAGCGGCCCTGGATCTGCAGCAACAGCTGCAAGCCACGCTGGGCCGCAAGCTGCCCATCATCGCCACCGGCCATCTGACCACCGTGGGCGCCAGCAGCAACGAGTCGGTGCGCGAGATCTATGTGGGCTCGCTCGAAGCCTTTCCCACCAATGCTTTCCCGCCCGCCGACTACATTGCGCTGGGCCATATCCACCAGCCGCAAAAAGTGGGCGGCATGGAACATATCCGCTACAGCGGCTCGCCGATTGCGCTGGGCTTTGACGAAGCGCGCCAGACCAAGCAGGTGCTGCTAGTCGAGCTGAACGAAAACGGCCTGCAGGGCGTAACGTCTCTGCCCGTGCCGGTGTCCCAAGCCATGGCCGCGCTGCGCTGTACCTTGGCCGATCTGCCAAACGCGCTGAAGAAAATAGCCGCTGACGCAGACCCCAAGCGCGCCACCTGGCTGGATATCACGATTGAAGAGGACGACTATCTGGCCGACCTGCCCGCCCGTGTGCAGGCCCTGGCCGAGGAGTTGCCCGTGCAGGTGCTGCGCATCAAGCGCCAGCGCGGCAATAGCGCACCACAGCTGCAAGGCGCAGCCATGGAGTCGCTGGACGAGCTGACCCCGCTGGACGTGTTTGCCCGCCGCCTGGCACTGGAGACGCTGGAGCCGCCGCTGCAGCAGGCACTGACCGAGCGCTATCGCAGCGTGGTCGAATCCTTGAGCCACCCCGAAAACCCCCCCTGGAGCGCCGCATGA
- a CDS encoding M28 family peptidase — protein sequence MLGTLLTAFGIGGCVAAQPLKPTARLTVPAKPQVSPQRLQTHVRVLSEDFLGRSFDQPQTLQKAADYIAAQLAQSGVKAERQRFEVDGNGYENLIARFGPADSTAPLLVMGAHYDSALTEHEHSHGEAGGKGAGPTPDTHTPGADDNASGVAGLLELAHVLAANPPTQPVELVFYTLEEPPNFRTDDMGSYRHARSLRDSGRAVRLMLSVEMIGYYSDAPGSQRYPLAPLGWFYPDQANFIGLIGEFKDFGAMRRTKSVMRAAADADLPLGVHSLNSPRFVHGVDFSDHLSYWRLGYPAIMVTDTSFMRNPHYHKSTDTWDRLDYGRMAQVVRMLAAIALDVG from the coding sequence TTGCTCGGTACGCTGCTGACGGCGTTTGGCATCGGCGGCTGCGTGGCGGCCCAGCCACTGAAACCCACTGCCCGATTGACTGTGCCTGCAAAGCCGCAGGTTTCGCCTCAGCGTCTGCAAACCCATGTGAGGGTGCTGAGCGAAGATTTTCTGGGGCGCAGCTTTGACCAGCCACAGACCTTGCAGAAGGCTGCGGACTATATCGCCGCCCAGCTGGCTCAGTCGGGTGTGAAGGCAGAGCGGCAACGCTTCGAGGTGGATGGGAACGGCTACGAAAACTTGATCGCCCGCTTTGGCCCTGCGGACAGCACTGCGCCGCTGCTGGTCATGGGTGCGCATTACGACAGTGCGTTGACGGAGCATGAGCACAGCCATGGCGAAGCAGGAGGCAAGGGTGCCGGGCCGACGCCGGACACGCACACCCCGGGCGCCGACGACAACGCCAGCGGCGTGGCCGGTCTGCTGGAACTGGCCCATGTGCTGGCGGCGAATCCGCCCACGCAGCCGGTGGAGCTGGTTTTCTACACGCTGGAGGAGCCGCCCAACTTTCGTACCGATGACATGGGCAGCTACCGCCACGCCAGATCGCTGCGAGACAGTGGCCGTGCCGTGCGTCTGATGCTGTCGGTGGAGATGATTGGCTACTACAGCGATGCGCCAGGCAGCCAGCGCTATCCGTTGGCGCCGCTGGGCTGGTTCTACCCAGATCAGGCCAACTTCATCGGCCTGATTGGCGAGTTCAAGGACTTTGGTGCCATGCGCCGTACCAAGTCCGTGATGCGCGCCGCAGCCGATGCCGACTTGCCACTGGGCGTGCATTCGCTGAACTCTCCGCGCTTTGTGCATGGCGTGGATTTCTCGGATCACCTCAGCTACTGGCGGCTAGGCTATCCGGCCATCATGGTCACGGACACCTCTTTCATGCGCAATCCCCATTACCACAAGAGCACGGACACCTGGGACCGGCTCGACTACGGGCGTATGGCACAGGTTGTGCGCATGTTGGCGGCCATAGCGTTGGATGTTGGATGA